The segment AGTTGTGGAAGCAAAACCAGACTGAAAAATAGACGCGGAGATAGCGGGGGATAGCCTCGCCTCGCTATCACAAAAAAAGTGTTGGCGATCGCGTATTCGCCAATATCCTGTATCGACTACAAACAGAGAAAGCCTCCAAGTACCTGGAAAGTGCCGCAGCAACTGGAACATTAAGAGTGTTTTACAGTTGCTGATTTTTGAGATTTTTTATAGTAAAATACGTCACAAATAAGTGAGTATATTTTTCCTAAAATGTTGAGTCTTTTATTGGCAGCCACCGGGCCTTGGTTTCAACCACTTGTGTGGATGGATTACCGGTTATCTGTGCTATTAACCGTTTCGATCCCGCTGGTAGTGCTGATTTGGGCTGTTTGGGCAAAAGCTGAGGCGATCGCCCGTTTGTTGATAATTTATTTGCGGGTGGCGAGTTTGCTGGCAATTACACTTTACCTGATGATGGCGGCGCTGCCTGTGAGCTTTGTGTCGTCGCTGATCGGGAGGGCTTTGATTCCTGCTTGTCTCTGGTTTTGGGAAGATTTAAATGATGAAATTGCCGATCGCCCGCAATCGTCTTTGAAGCTGGCCTTTACAGCTTGGCGCTGGGCGATTACTGTTTATAGCACTTTGGGCGCTCTGGCTCAAATTCCCTTCTTAAGCTGTGCGTTTAAATCTCAAAGTCAGGTAATTGACGAACCTTTTTGCCGCATTTGGTTAGACCCGCCTTGGCTGTACAGACAGATGTTTCACGCTACGGCTAACCCTCAATTTTTGGGATTGTTGGGTCTAATAGGTTTAGCAATTTATGTACTTTACTTGTCATATTTTGTCCTAATTAAAATGGGAAAACAAGGCAGGTCAGCTACTGGAAATTAACTTAATTTTCCTGAATAATTTTCCTACTGAATTTCGGCTAAAATCTTCAATAAAAAATTCACAAAAATAGGACGCCTTTACGAAACAATCAAAGTAACAAGAGGATAGCTGACGTGAGTGTAATGTTATTGGAAAAGACTGTGATGGATAGCAAAGAGGCGTATTTACAGT is part of the Microcoleus sp. bin38.metabat.b11b12b14.051 genome and harbors:
- a CDS encoding DUF3177 family protein is translated as MLSLLLAATGPWFQPLVWMDYRLSVLLTVSIPLVVLIWAVWAKAEAIARLLIIYLRVASLLAITLYLMMAALPVSFVSSLIGRALIPACLWFWEDLNDEIADRPQSSLKLAFTAWRWAITVYSTLGALAQIPFLSCAFKSQSQVIDEPFCRIWLDPPWLYRQMFHATANPQFLGLLGLIGLAIYVLYLSYFVLIKMGKQGRSATGN